From a single Pyxidicoccus xibeiensis genomic region:
- a CDS encoding IPT/TIG domain-containing protein, with the protein MPELNEVQPGDLITARLINTIIQLLKELELKLGGPVTVPNLFGETLGNARNVLTSNTPPLVLGPVLLDSNGLAVNPNHQDNQNRRVIGQVPAAGSRVVANSIVNLLISGLPSATTPGNNAPEVTGFLPESTPMLEEVQILGKNFASQPGNNIVRINGVQTQTPSVRSTNFSLYILVPSGLPNVPTQQGATPVPVTVTVLNQSTGKEVTSTGVLRVGPASGIAKPTITGLSAATPRAGSSLTINGTGFGSNPEAVRVFFSGEPSTGVVPTQLTPTAVTITIPTTLSGVSAGVEKQFVVKVRVNTEESLENPQSVVIVRPPLIL; encoded by the coding sequence ATGCCCGAATTGAACGAAGTCCAGCCAGGTGACCTGATTACCGCCCGGCTCATCAACACCATCATCCAGTTGTTGAAGGAGCTGGAGCTCAAGCTGGGCGGGCCCGTCACCGTGCCCAACCTGTTCGGAGAGACGCTGGGGAACGCGAGGAACGTGCTCACCAGCAACACCCCTCCGCTGGTGCTCGGCCCCGTGCTGCTGGACTCCAACGGGCTGGCCGTCAACCCCAACCACCAGGACAACCAGAACCGGCGGGTGATTGGCCAGGTGCCCGCGGCGGGCAGCCGGGTGGTGGCCAACTCCATCGTCAACCTGCTCATCTCCGGCCTGCCCTCGGCGACGACGCCCGGCAACAACGCGCCGGAGGTCACCGGCTTCCTGCCCGAGTCCACCCCCATGCTCGAGGAGGTGCAGATCCTCGGGAAGAACTTCGCGAGCCAGCCGGGCAACAACATCGTGCGCATCAACGGCGTGCAGACGCAGACGCCGTCCGTGCGGAGCACCAACTTCTCGCTCTACATCCTGGTCCCCAGCGGCCTGCCCAACGTCCCCACCCAGCAGGGTGCGACGCCCGTCCCCGTCACCGTCACGGTGCTGAACCAGAGCACCGGCAAGGAGGTGACGTCGACGGGCGTGCTGAGGGTGGGCCCGGCCTCCGGCATCGCGAAGCCCACCATCACCGGGCTCAGCGCCGCCACCCCCCGCGCGGGCTCGTCGCTGACCATCAATGGGACGGGGTTCGGTTCGAACCCCGAGGCCGTCCGGGTGTTCTTCTCGGGCGAGCCCTCCACGGGCGTGGTGCCCACGCAGCTCACCCCCACCGCGGTGACCATCACCATTCCCACGACGCTCTCGGGTGTGTCCGCCGGCGTCGAGAAGCAGTTCGTCGTCAAGGTGCGGGTCAACACGGAAGAGTCGCTAGAGAACCCGCAGAGCGTCGTCATCGTCAGACCCCCGTTGATCCTCTGA
- a CDS encoding phage tail protein, producing MPPARAAARGPSRAPARGGAPARAARPGATTAAAPGGAAVKVGGDAEKDPRFRKVIEQLEKGAKKTKQHPPAGQKAAEAQAAAVSPPTERLAGAKANQVDAMKSAETPKADPNGFLTLLRAEIEKVMPKNLDDADKFMEGNETGQVKDAVSGGVKGAKDTAAGPTEQATAAPPDPSGVPARTPEAMPEEPASPPPPVNGAEAMPAPKPAAQVQALGTSKQDSDQQMKDAELTPDQLKKANDPRFSNVLAQKGTVEKVSAAAPGKYIAAEGATLGQAKAKASGDSKAGVAQMAGVKVSGNSKVKARQLLAKQKDEARRKEVTEHIERLYQQTKQKVDTKLSTLEADVMRVFDLGAEAALADMKAYASREIDRFKERRYSGPLGAARWVADLFRPVPEGIKVILGQARARFASKMDALAVRISTMVDMRLADAKAEVDRGQAAIKTYVDSLPRDLQAVGRDAQKAMTERFDELRSGIDAKKNDLAQKLAQKYKEAHDKADAALKKLEEENAGALKKLADAIGEVIKILTEFKDKLMAVLRKGLATIKLILADPIGFLGNLLAAIKQGFSQFVGNIWTHLKKGFMEWLFGSLASAGIQVPSDLNVWSILKLVLDVLGLTYAWMRGEAVKLMGERNVALLEKLVEYISITIKGGPQALWEKLKEDLSNLKAMVIDAIQDWLITTIVKQAVTKILSMFNPAGAIVQAVIAIYNVVMWVIENASRIVALIEAVVNSVHAIATGAIGGAAAWIERALASLIPIVIGFLARLIGLGGLSAKIREFITKVQTKVRAAVLNWLKKAWAWVKKLFGRGGGEREDPQKAQKVAAGLAVLDRLTAAKTRAGKIDKKDAERVAAQVKREHPVFKSIRVVEGSATWDYVYVASPAKTKKGSGKGGPKRGHHVFNNALKQVIPDLRAELGALSNPQHVAILSAALGGMQGDLSIGPISLTVDKEGEPGTDANSVAHGAAKQQLLLAFRQFVTALERWQTGAGVPTDRTAPSYQEQSRQARERNSAHLRTASQALRASVIPRWVDSSFDPEAAAELLRQDAGKSGQIETGKAAIQAARGKLVAAIIRLSP from the coding sequence ATGCCTCCCGCCCGCGCCGCAGCCCGAGGTCCCTCCCGCGCCCCCGCGCGCGGCGGAGCCCCGGCGCGTGCCGCGAGGCCCGGCGCCACCACCGCCGCCGCACCGGGCGGGGCGGCGGTGAAGGTGGGCGGCGACGCGGAGAAGGACCCGCGCTTCCGCAAGGTCATCGAACAACTGGAGAAGGGAGCGAAGAAGACGAAGCAGCACCCGCCCGCCGGCCAGAAGGCCGCCGAGGCCCAGGCCGCCGCCGTGTCCCCACCCACGGAGCGGCTCGCCGGTGCCAAGGCGAACCAGGTGGACGCCATGAAGTCGGCGGAGACGCCCAAGGCGGACCCCAACGGTTTCCTCACGCTGCTGCGTGCGGAAATCGAAAAGGTGATGCCCAAGAACCTGGACGACGCCGACAAGTTCATGGAGGGCAACGAGACGGGCCAGGTGAAGGACGCTGTCTCGGGCGGGGTGAAGGGCGCGAAGGACACGGCCGCGGGGCCCACGGAACAGGCCACCGCCGCGCCGCCGGACCCGAGCGGCGTGCCGGCCCGGACTCCCGAGGCCATGCCCGAGGAGCCGGCCTCGCCGCCCCCGCCTGTCAACGGCGCGGAGGCCATGCCGGCGCCGAAGCCCGCCGCACAGGTGCAGGCGCTCGGCACGAGCAAGCAGGACTCCGACCAGCAGATGAAGGACGCCGAGCTGACGCCGGACCAGCTCAAGAAGGCCAATGACCCGCGCTTCTCCAACGTGCTGGCCCAGAAGGGCACCGTGGAGAAGGTGTCGGCGGCGGCGCCCGGGAAGTACATCGCCGCCGAGGGCGCCACGCTGGGCCAGGCGAAAGCGAAGGCCTCGGGCGACTCGAAGGCCGGCGTGGCGCAGATGGCCGGCGTGAAGGTGTCCGGCAACAGCAAGGTCAAGGCGCGCCAGTTGCTGGCGAAGCAGAAGGACGAGGCGCGGCGCAAGGAAGTCACCGAGCACATCGAGAGGCTGTACCAGCAGACCAAGCAGAAGGTGGACACGAAGCTGTCCACGCTCGAAGCGGACGTGATGCGCGTGTTCGACTTGGGCGCCGAGGCGGCCCTGGCGGACATGAAGGCGTACGCCAGCCGGGAGATCGACAGATTCAAGGAGCGGCGCTACAGCGGCCCGCTCGGCGCGGCCCGCTGGGTGGCGGACCTGTTCCGCCCGGTGCCCGAGGGCATCAAGGTCATCCTTGGCCAGGCGCGGGCGCGCTTCGCTTCCAAGATGGACGCACTGGCGGTGCGCATCTCCACCATGGTGGACATGCGGCTTGCCGACGCAAAGGCGGAGGTGGACCGGGGTCAGGCCGCCATCAAGACGTACGTGGACAGCCTGCCTCGGGACTTGCAGGCGGTGGGACGCGACGCGCAGAAGGCGATGACCGAGCGCTTCGATGAGCTGCGCAGCGGCATCGACGCGAAGAAGAACGACCTCGCCCAGAAGCTGGCGCAGAAATACAAGGAGGCGCACGACAAGGCGGACGCGGCGCTCAAGAAGCTGGAGGAGGAGAACGCCGGCGCGCTGAAGAAGCTGGCGGATGCCATCGGCGAGGTCATCAAGATCCTCACCGAGTTCAAGGACAAGCTGATGGCCGTGCTCCGCAAGGGGCTGGCGACCATCAAGCTCATCCTCGCGGACCCCATCGGGTTCCTGGGCAACCTGCTCGCGGCCATCAAGCAGGGCTTCAGCCAGTTCGTCGGCAACATCTGGACGCACCTCAAGAAGGGCTTCATGGAGTGGCTCTTCGGCTCGCTGGCCTCCGCCGGAATCCAGGTGCCGAGCGACCTCAACGTCTGGTCCATCCTCAAGCTGGTGCTCGACGTGCTCGGGCTGACCTACGCCTGGATGCGCGGCGAGGCCGTGAAGCTGATGGGCGAGCGCAACGTGGCGCTCCTCGAGAAGCTGGTCGAGTACATCTCCATCACCATCAAGGGCGGGCCCCAGGCGCTCTGGGAGAAGCTGAAGGAGGACCTGTCCAACCTGAAGGCGATGGTCATCGACGCCATCCAGGACTGGCTCATCACCACCATCGTCAAGCAGGCGGTGACGAAGATCCTCTCGATGTTCAACCCGGCTGGCGCCATCGTCCAGGCCGTCATCGCCATCTACAACGTGGTGATGTGGGTCATCGAGAACGCCTCGCGCATCGTCGCGCTCATCGAGGCGGTGGTGAACTCGGTGCATGCCATCGCCACGGGTGCGATTGGCGGCGCGGCGGCGTGGATAGAGCGGGCGCTGGCGAGCCTCATCCCCATCGTCATCGGCTTCCTGGCGCGGCTCATCGGCCTGGGCGGCCTGTCCGCGAAGATCCGCGAGTTCATCACCAAGGTGCAGACGAAGGTCCGCGCCGCGGTGCTCAACTGGCTGAAGAAGGCGTGGGCGTGGGTGAAGAAGCTGTTCGGGCGGGGGGGCGGTGAGCGGGAAGATCCGCAGAAGGCGCAGAAGGTAGCGGCCGGCCTCGCCGTGCTGGACCGGCTCACCGCCGCCAAGACGCGCGCGGGAAAGATAGACAAGAAGGATGCCGAGCGGGTGGCAGCGCAGGTCAAGCGTGAGCACCCTGTCTTCAAGTCCATCAGGGTCGTCGAGGGCTCCGCCACCTGGGACTACGTCTACGTCGCCAGCCCCGCGAAGACGAAGAAAGGCTCGGGCAAGGGCGGCCCCAAGCGGGGGCACCACGTCTTCAACAACGCGCTCAAGCAGGTCATCCCCGACCTGAGGGCGGAGCTTGGCGCGCTCAGCAACCCGCAGCATGTGGCAATCCTGTCGGCAGCACTCGGGGGGATGCAGGGCGATCTCTCCATTGGTCCCATCTCCCTGACCGTCGACAAGGAAGGCGAGCCCGGAACCGATGCGAACTCCGTCGCCCATGGAGCCGCCAAGCAGCAGTTGCTGCTGGCCTTCCGGCAGTTCGTCACCGCCCTGGAGCGCTGGCAGACGGGGGCGGGCGTGCCCACGGACCGGACAGCGCCCAGCTACCAGGAGCAGTCCCGTCAGGCCCGCGAGCGCAACTCGGCCCACCTGCGAACCGCCTCACAGGCGCTCCGGGCTTCCGTCATCCCGAGATGGGTGGACTCGTCCTTTGACCCGGAGGCGGCGGCGGAGCTCCTA
- a CDS encoding ATP-binding protein yields MSSEPSTAADSEPLEHFKLYFFAAATRVLAHGARTFDGEAALLARFPFLEHYRTELVELGVSGLDGEPDSWPEAISAWEADVSGHLPLRALRNAAQLDHEALTLLLAVGMVEEDARFGTLFASLQGTPTLNRPTLGLLNASWRGEDDRGEVRARLRRLMDLGLVEVTDREAPRSEWALHVPGAVWDALRGEAPERPAPWMKHHALEALTHDEPLIIPEALHEALARLPSLLASGEAGALVVRGPRHNGRRTLLRSVARGLGRGVLEVEGPQKVDDARWRMVGPLATLLHALPVVVLEPPPGEAAEVPELTGLDGPLGVVLGRLGGVTGDAVDRALTLSVDMPGPEERAQHWTRSLAGRPCSALEEISASFRLTRGHVRRAARLAQAHAALAGRAEVERDDVREATRALNRQALDTLAVRLSSQGDWGHLSVASETMRELRLLETRCRHRERLGDAVGGSLSKQLTPGVRALFQGPSGTGKTLAARLVAAALGLDVYRVELSSVVNKYIGETEKNLSRIFALAEELDVVLLFDEGDSLFAKRTGVGSSTDRYANLETNYLLQRIESYEGILVVTTNAADAIDSAFARRMDVVVDFRAPEPAERWVLWQLHLPAAHAVDAGLLREVAARCHLSGGQIRNAVLHASLLALEEGGPLGSSHLEAGVLREYRKSGDVCPLRRPGAISLRG; encoded by the coding sequence ATGTCCTCCGAGCCCTCGACCGCCGCCGACTCCGAGCCCCTGGAGCACTTCAAGCTGTACTTCTTCGCCGCCGCCACGCGCGTCCTGGCCCACGGTGCACGCACCTTTGACGGCGAGGCCGCGCTGCTGGCGCGCTTCCCCTTCCTGGAGCACTACCGCACGGAGCTCGTCGAGCTGGGCGTGTCCGGCCTCGATGGAGAACCCGACTCGTGGCCCGAGGCCATCTCGGCCTGGGAAGCGGACGTCTCCGGCCACCTGCCCCTGCGCGCGCTGCGCAATGCCGCCCAGTTGGACCATGAGGCGCTGACGCTGCTGCTCGCCGTGGGCATGGTGGAGGAGGATGCGCGCTTCGGAACGCTCTTCGCCTCCCTCCAGGGCACGCCCACCCTGAACCGCCCCACCCTGGGCCTGCTCAATGCGAGCTGGCGCGGAGAGGACGACCGGGGTGAGGTGCGCGCCCGCCTCCGCCGGCTCATGGACCTGGGGCTGGTCGAGGTGACCGACCGCGAAGCGCCCCGCTCCGAGTGGGCGCTCCATGTCCCCGGCGCCGTCTGGGACGCGCTCCGCGGTGAAGCACCGGAGCGGCCCGCGCCGTGGATGAAGCACCACGCGCTCGAAGCGTTGACGCACGACGAGCCGCTCATCATCCCCGAAGCGCTCCATGAAGCGCTGGCGCGGCTGCCTTCGCTGCTGGCCTCCGGCGAGGCCGGAGCGCTGGTCGTGCGCGGCCCCCGCCACAACGGGCGGCGCACCCTGCTGCGCTCGGTGGCTCGCGGACTGGGCCGGGGCGTGCTGGAGGTGGAGGGGCCGCAGAAGGTGGACGATGCGCGCTGGCGCATGGTGGGGCCGCTGGCCACGCTGCTCCATGCGCTCCCCGTGGTGGTGCTGGAGCCGCCCCCGGGCGAAGCGGCCGAGGTGCCCGAGCTGACCGGACTGGACGGCCCCCTGGGCGTGGTGCTCGGCCGGCTGGGGGGCGTCACGGGTGACGCCGTGGACCGCGCGCTCACGCTGAGCGTGGACATGCCAGGCCCCGAGGAGCGGGCCCAGCACTGGACGCGGAGCCTGGCGGGGCGGCCATGCTCCGCCCTCGAGGAGATCAGCGCGTCCTTCCGCCTCACCCGAGGGCATGTCCGCCGGGCGGCACGGCTGGCCCAGGCCCACGCGGCGCTGGCCGGGCGCGCCGAGGTGGAGCGCGACGACGTGCGCGAGGCGACACGCGCCCTCAACCGGCAGGCGCTGGACACACTTGCCGTGCGGCTGAGCTCGCAGGGAGACTGGGGCCACCTCTCCGTGGCCAGCGAGACGATGCGCGAGCTGCGCCTGCTGGAGACGCGCTGCCGCCATCGCGAGCGGCTGGGCGACGCCGTGGGCGGCTCCCTGTCGAAGCAGCTCACCCCGGGCGTGCGCGCCCTCTTCCAGGGCCCCAGCGGCACCGGGAAGACGCTGGCCGCGCGGCTCGTCGCGGCGGCGCTCGGGCTGGACGTGTACCGGGTGGAGCTGTCCTCGGTGGTGAACAAGTACATCGGCGAGACGGAGAAGAACCTCTCCCGCATCTTCGCGCTCGCCGAGGAGCTGGACGTGGTGCTGCTCTTCGACGAGGGCGACTCGCTGTTCGCGAAGCGCACCGGCGTGGGCTCGTCCACGGACCGGTATGCGAACCTCGAGACGAACTACCTCCTCCAGCGCATCGAGTCCTACGAGGGCATCCTCGTGGTCACCACCAACGCGGCGGATGCCATCGACTCCGCCTTCGCGCGGCGCATGGACGTGGTGGTGGACTTCCGCGCGCCCGAGCCCGCCGAGCGCTGGGTCCTGTGGCAGCTCCACCTGCCCGCCGCGCACGCGGTGGACGCGGGCCTGCTGCGGGAGGTGGCCGCACGCTGCCACCTGAGCGGCGGACAGATTCGCAACGCGGTGCTGCACGCGTCGCTGCTGGCGCTGGAGGAAGGAGGGCCGCTCGGCTCGTCGCACCTGGAGGCCGGAGTGCTGCGCGAGTACCGCAAGTCCGGTGACGTCTGCCCACTGCGCCGTCCTGGCGCCATCTCCCTTCGAGGCTGA
- a CDS encoding vWA domain-containing protein, with the protein MSLSPSRAAVALAILTLLAPVAVRAEQFVLPATGNKPPVAEARAYFEFNGNISAGGGAGMTLNGVNVPLSEAGAPVEVDVGGDNVMFLRRDANSALLLVEARSLLAPGGTFCDKSGITGAKNYDVTLNGLPTVERYGVVGLSATHIEDPGGVGTVSFCSCPSRRVPGVVWTSPFPAPALNMGRLPLDVILVLDQSGSMGSSVGGGSSVTRITAMKAAVDEFINTWAAESAAASTEAGLGLTNDRLGITYFSDSAPVTPFAEPYLRERGTSLPDGGVPNWQVFKSDLTTRNPQNMTAMGQGLLDGYAHRLPRQLSNTTVVLMTDGMQNINPRVAIDTDGGISNGMLVIERDGGTTFMAGECTPVLAVSVGTVTSPFVETMQRISAETAGAHVLSVDGGIPDAFADQLVAALKGNTLSTLKKTSGTMGVEQTTVTEEVFLDGTVEFALVTLGWLGAPALRSPPQLRIISPDGTVVTPTYRADGLAHTVQRVDLPKSGKPGMWKVQVQRFTSSAPLPYRLRVVAEEKHLDFRVDVPGIKHATGTPLNVVADLSWDGKPITKLEGELRVRVERPIEALGTLLHKAPMPRVEQPELKEPTHPYQLKVDGLLKDPKFQERMGQKLEDTALPLKHQGDGRYTLEFTDTAVPGIYRFFVELEMKGPDGEPIRRQDKVEATVEVLPDGTLSEVKSEQTGPGAYTLHFTPVDAKGNFSGPGYDDQITVRLGGKGSVRSIGTPDVDGRYQVLLASVDKDTPLYVAVAGTPIAEGTVGEPKPVKPEVRPPPADGGTGPGPVPPPNGTGCGCRRMSSGGMLGVMGLVLLGFISRPRRRRGDE; encoded by the coding sequence ATGTCCCTTTCCCCGTCACGAGCCGCTGTCGCGCTCGCCATCCTCACCCTGCTGGCGCCGGTCGCCGTCCGCGCCGAGCAGTTCGTCCTGCCCGCCACCGGCAACAAACCTCCCGTCGCCGAGGCGCGGGCGTACTTCGAGTTCAACGGCAACATCAGCGCGGGCGGCGGCGCGGGCATGACGCTCAACGGCGTCAACGTGCCGCTGAGCGAGGCGGGCGCCCCCGTCGAGGTCGACGTCGGCGGCGACAACGTCATGTTCCTGCGGCGGGACGCGAACTCGGCCCTGCTGCTGGTGGAGGCCCGAAGCCTGCTGGCTCCGGGAGGCACCTTCTGTGACAAGTCCGGCATCACCGGCGCCAAGAACTACGACGTGACGCTGAATGGGCTGCCCACGGTGGAGCGCTACGGCGTGGTGGGCCTGTCGGCCACCCACATCGAGGACCCGGGCGGCGTGGGGACGGTGAGCTTCTGCTCGTGCCCGTCGCGCCGCGTGCCCGGCGTGGTGTGGACTTCTCCCTTCCCCGCCCCGGCGCTGAACATGGGGCGGCTGCCGCTGGACGTCATCCTGGTGCTGGACCAGTCCGGGAGCATGGGCTCGTCCGTGGGAGGCGGCTCGTCGGTGACGCGCATCACCGCGATGAAGGCGGCGGTGGACGAGTTCATCAACACCTGGGCCGCGGAGAGCGCCGCGGCGTCGACGGAGGCGGGGCTGGGGCTCACCAATGACCGGCTGGGCATCACCTACTTCTCCGACTCGGCCCCCGTGACGCCCTTCGCCGAGCCCTACCTGCGCGAGCGCGGCACCTCGCTGCCCGACGGCGGTGTGCCCAACTGGCAGGTATTCAAGAGCGACCTGACGACACGCAACCCGCAGAACATGACGGCCATGGGCCAGGGCCTGCTGGATGGGTACGCGCACCGGCTGCCCCGCCAGCTCAGCAACACCACGGTGGTGCTGATGACGGACGGCATGCAGAACATCAACCCGCGGGTGGCCATCGACACGGATGGAGGCATCTCCAACGGGATGCTCGTCATCGAGCGGGACGGGGGGACCACGTTCATGGCCGGCGAGTGCACGCCGGTGCTCGCGGTGTCCGTCGGGACGGTGACGTCGCCCTTCGTGGAGACGATGCAGCGCATCTCCGCGGAGACGGCGGGCGCGCACGTGCTGTCGGTGGACGGCGGCATTCCCGACGCCTTCGCGGACCAGCTCGTCGCGGCCCTCAAGGGCAACACACTGTCCACGCTGAAGAAGACCTCGGGGACGATGGGCGTGGAGCAGACCACGGTGACGGAGGAGGTCTTCCTGGACGGCACCGTCGAGTTCGCCCTGGTGACGCTGGGCTGGCTGGGCGCACCCGCCCTCCGCAGTCCTCCCCAGCTGCGCATCATCTCTCCGGACGGGACGGTGGTGACGCCGACGTACCGTGCGGATGGCCTGGCGCACACGGTGCAGCGCGTGGACCTGCCGAAGAGCGGCAAGCCGGGGATGTGGAAGGTGCAGGTGCAGCGGTTCACTTCGTCCGCCCCCCTGCCCTACCGGCTGCGCGTGGTGGCGGAGGAGAAGCACCTCGACTTCCGCGTCGACGTGCCGGGCATCAAGCACGCCACGGGGACGCCGCTGAACGTGGTGGCGGACCTGAGCTGGGACGGCAAGCCGATAACGAAGCTGGAAGGCGAGCTGCGCGTGCGGGTGGAGCGGCCCATCGAGGCGCTCGGCACGCTGCTGCACAAGGCGCCCATGCCCAGGGTCGAGCAGCCGGAGCTGAAGGAGCCGACACACCCGTACCAGCTCAAGGTGGACGGGCTGCTGAAGGACCCGAAGTTCCAGGAGCGGATGGGCCAGAAGCTGGAGGACACGGCCCTCCCCCTGAAGCATCAGGGCGACGGGCGCTATACGCTGGAGTTCACCGACACGGCCGTGCCTGGCATCTACCGCTTCTTCGTCGAGCTGGAGATGAAGGGGCCGGACGGCGAGCCCATCCGCCGACAGGACAAGGTCGAGGCCACTGTCGAGGTGCTCCCGGACGGCACGCTGTCCGAGGTGAAGAGCGAGCAGACGGGGCCCGGGGCCTACACGCTGCACTTCACCCCGGTGGACGCGAAGGGCAACTTCAGCGGTCCGGGCTACGACGATCAGATCACCGTGCGGCTGGGCGGCAAGGGCTCGGTGCGGAGCATCGGTACGCCCGACGTCGACGGTCGCTACCAGGTGCTGCTCGCGAGCGTGGACAAGGACACGCCCCTCTACGTCGCCGTCGCGGGGACGCCCATCGCGGAGGGCACCGTGGGCGAGCCCAAGCCCGTCAAGCCCGAGGTGCGCCCGCCTCCGGCGGACGGGGGCACGGGGCCCGGGCCGGTACCGCCGCCCAACGGGACGGGCTGTGGGTGCCGCCGGATGTCGTCGGGCGGGATGCTGGGGGTGATGGGGCTGGTGCTGCTCGGCTTCATCTCCCGCCCGAGGAGGCGCCGCGGCGATGAGTGA